One stretch of Bdellovibrionota bacterium DNA includes these proteins:
- a CDS encoding prepilin-type N-terminal cleavage/methylation domain-containing protein, protein MKRKSTVPPRLKGFTLLELMVGLVIFTIGIVGFSGMIMMQAQGTRTARTADEAATLVQSTIEDMTGICWDYLGNNSSLPAPSGLTNGTIRVEGPLNRNGEEIGGGSTGPYPYYRHAVVCKWGAVVGAGSPPYQYCGSGLASNRPPELSCPSTLLASNSEKMIRVLVNWTDKGGACHHKATDAMAFDWDGPGEPCD, encoded by the coding sequence GTGAAGCGGAAATCCACCGTCCCGCCTCGGTTGAAAGGATTCACGCTCCTTGAACTCATGGTGGGTCTGGTGATTTTCACCATCGGCATCGTCGGTTTCAGCGGAATGATCATGATGCAGGCCCAGGGAACGCGGACCGCCCGAACGGCCGACGAGGCCGCCACGCTCGTGCAGTCGACGATCGAGGATATGACCGGTATCTGCTGGGATTATTTGGGCAATAATTCCAGCCTGCCGGCGCCGTCCGGCCTGACGAACGGAACGATCCGCGTGGAAGGCCCCTTAAACCGGAACGGCGAAGAGATCGGCGGCGGTAGTACCGGTCCATATCCCTACTATCGCCACGCCGTCGTGTGCAAATGGGGGGCGGTCGTGGGGGCCGGCTCACCGCCTTACCAATATTGCGGCTCCGGGCTGGCTTCGAACCGTCCACCCGAGCTTTCATGCCCATCGACGTTACTCGCGAGCAATAGTGAGAAGATGATCCGCGTGTTGGTGAATTGGACCGACAAGGGCGGGGCGTGCCATCATAAAGCGACCGACGCGATGGCCTTCGATTGGGACGGCCCGGGCGAACCCTGCGACTGA